One Sinorhizobium mexicanum genomic region harbors:
- the rbfA gene encoding 30S ribosome-binding factor RbfA produces MTKSTSSAPSQRMLRVGEQVRAAITQVLQRGDVRDPLIENTVISISEVRMSPDLKIATAYVTPLGLKDHASVIEALNRHAKFIRGRLGPQLRQMKYMPDVRFRDDTSFDNYQKIDALLRSPEVSRDLDSDTDDEE; encoded by the coding sequence ATGACCAAATCCACATCCTCCGCTCCGTCCCAGCGCATGCTGCGCGTCGGTGAACAGGTGCGCGCCGCGATCACGCAGGTCCTGCAGCGTGGCGACGTGCGCGATCCGCTGATCGAGAACACGGTGATCTCCATTTCGGAAGTGCGCATGTCGCCTGATCTCAAGATCGCTACCGCCTATGTGACGCCGCTTGGTCTCAAGGATCACGCCTCGGTCATCGAGGCACTGAACAGGCATGCAAAATTCATCCGCGGGCGGCTCGGGCCGCAGCTCCGGCAGATGAAATACATGCCCGACGTCCGTTTCAGGGACGATACGAGCTTCGACAACTATCAGAAGATCGACGCCCTGTTGCGCTCGCCGGAGGTTAGCCGCGACCTCGATTCCGATACCGACGACGAAGAATAA
- a CDS encoding sensor histidine kinase has translation MPEKDHGEASRGGLQAAAAFVRDRLRRPFSFYLISLLLVAIIPSFIFSFVILKRSVDAQEQVVTSLLKASTGSVTRIVEREVEGMLTTLKVLSTSNAIELRDMRAFYNRASVALADTDSNLIVIDRSQNQRLNTRLPFGAPLGRASDPESIELAFKNKGPLVSGVFFDNTDGRWAFNVYLPVRLPTGESYLLALTQNADGMAKAVNRDTLSPGWNAALVDGSGKVIVSSDAAVKPGAAFFLDKLPAISIGVANISENGADYRVATEFSVVTGWRIVAWAPRAVVDAPILWSFLWLSLGGIIFASLAVAGSLTIARLLSQGVKLLAMDARRLGAGEPIKPRRYMITEVEDVSSAFARAAAARTKAEGEIHFLMREVAHRSKNQLTVIQSMLNQSASSTGSASEFAEAFRKRIAGLARSTDLMVANAALGVDFRELAQGQLQPFAPDDPQRVVLSGPAVRLETQVAQMLGMALHELATNATKHGALANATGVIRLDWSVYDGMIAIRWREEGADIAAPPEQASGRTGFGTVVLERMLGMALGAELERTMHPDGIEWTIRIPRGGRGDAPAETGS, from the coding sequence GTGCCAGAGAAGGACCACGGAGAAGCTTCGCGCGGCGGCTTGCAGGCTGCAGCAGCCTTCGTTCGGGACCGTCTCCGCCGACCGTTCAGCTTCTACCTGATCTCGCTGCTGCTGGTGGCGATCATTCCTTCCTTCATCTTCTCATTTGTCATCCTGAAACGCAGCGTGGATGCGCAGGAGCAGGTCGTGACTTCGCTCCTGAAGGCTTCGACCGGTTCCGTGACGCGCATTGTCGAGCGCGAGGTCGAAGGCATGCTGACGACGCTCAAGGTTCTTTCGACTTCGAACGCGATCGAACTGCGCGACATGCGCGCGTTTTACAATCGCGCTTCGGTCGCCCTGGCGGACACCGATTCCAATCTGATCGTCATAGACAGGAGCCAAAACCAGAGACTGAACACCCGTCTCCCCTTCGGTGCGCCGCTTGGACGGGCATCCGATCCGGAATCGATCGAGCTCGCCTTCAAGAACAAGGGCCCGCTCGTCTCGGGCGTGTTTTTCGACAACACCGACGGAAGATGGGCCTTCAATGTCTATCTTCCGGTCAGGCTGCCGACCGGGGAGAGCTATCTGTTGGCCCTGACGCAGAACGCCGATGGGATGGCGAAGGCCGTCAATCGCGACACGCTGTCGCCGGGCTGGAATGCGGCACTTGTGGATGGCAGCGGCAAGGTGATCGTGTCTTCCGATGCGGCGGTCAAGCCGGGTGCTGCCTTCTTCCTCGATAAGCTGCCGGCGATCAGCATCGGCGTCGCCAACATCAGCGAAAACGGCGCGGACTATCGCGTCGCGACGGAGTTTTCCGTGGTGACCGGCTGGCGCATCGTCGCCTGGGCGCCGCGCGCGGTCGTCGATGCGCCGATATTGTGGTCGTTCCTCTGGCTGTCGCTTGGCGGCATCATCTTCGCAAGTCTCGCCGTCGCGGGTTCACTCACCATCGCCCGCCTGCTCTCGCAGGGGGTGAAGCTACTTGCCATGGACGCGCGCCGTCTCGGTGCCGGCGAGCCGATCAAGCCGCGTCGCTACATGATCACCGAGGTCGAGGACGTATCGAGCGCGTTTGCCCGGGCGGCTGCCGCTCGCACCAAGGCCGAAGGGGAAATCCACTTTCTGATGAGAGAGGTCGCGCACCGCTCAAAGAACCAGCTCACGGTCATTCAGTCGATGTTGAACCAATCCGCGTCTTCCACCGGGAGCGCTTCGGAATTCGCTGAAGCCTTTCGAAAGCGGATCGCCGGGCTTGCCCGGTCGACCGACCTGATGGTCGCCAATGCCGCACTCGGCGTCGATTTTCGTGAACTCGCGCAGGGCCAGTTGCAACCCTTTGCTCCCGATGACCCGCAGCGCGTCGTCCTTAGCGGTCCGGCCGTACGGCTGGAAACACAGGTGGCGCAGATGCTCGGCATGGCGCTGCATGAGCTCGCGACCAACGCGACCAAGCACGGCGCACTCGCCAACGCGACCGGTGTCATCAGGCTCGACTGGTCGGTATACGATGGAATGATCGCCATTCGGTGGCGCGAAGAGGGAGCGGATATCGCTGCGCCGCCCGAACAAGCTTCGGGGCGAACGGGCTTCGGAACGGTCGTGCTCGAGCGCATGCTCGGCATGGCGCTCGGGGCCGAGCTCGAAAGGACGATGCACCCGGACGGCATCGAATGGACCATCCGAATTCCGCGCGGCGGCAGAGGCGACGCGCCGGCCGAAACCGGAAGTTGA
- the truB gene encoding tRNA pseudouridine(55) synthase TruB — MSKPRKPKGRPISGWLILDKPLDFGSTEAVSKIKWLFKAQKAGHAGTLDPLASGMLPIALGDATKTVPYVMDGRKIYEFTVAWGEERATDDLEGEVVRASAERPTEEAIRTLLPKYTGVISQVPPQFSAIKIDGERAYDLARDGEAVEIPAREVEVFRLSLIGCTPHLAHFEIECGKGTYVRSLARDMGRDLGCFGHIASLRRTFVAPFGEDDMVPLSDLVALEKIEDDAERLAALDDFLIETGEALSGLPHIAVNDDQAHRLKMGNPIILRGREAPLPAPEAYATARGKLVAIGEIAEGEFRPKRVFATS; from the coding sequence ATGTCCAAACCGCGCAAACCCAAGGGTCGCCCGATCTCGGGCTGGCTTATTCTCGACAAGCCGCTCGATTTCGGTTCCACCGAGGCTGTTTCCAAGATCAAGTGGCTGTTCAAGGCGCAGAAGGCGGGCCACGCCGGCACGCTCGATCCGCTCGCCTCCGGCATGCTGCCGATCGCTCTTGGCGACGCGACGAAAACCGTCCCCTACGTCATGGATGGGCGCAAGATCTACGAGTTCACCGTCGCCTGGGGCGAGGAGCGGGCGACGGACGATCTCGAGGGCGAAGTCGTCCGCGCGTCCGCGGAACGGCCGACGGAAGAGGCTATCCGCACCCTGCTGCCGAAATATACCGGTGTTATCAGCCAGGTGCCGCCGCAATTCTCGGCGATCAAGATCGACGGCGAACGCGCATACGATCTCGCCCGTGACGGGGAGGCGGTGGAGATTCCGGCCCGCGAGGTGGAGGTCTTCCGGCTCTCCCTGATCGGATGCACGCCGCATCTCGCGCATTTCGAGATCGAATGCGGCAAGGGAACCTATGTTCGCTCGCTTGCCCGCGACATGGGCCGCGATCTCGGCTGTTTCGGGCATATCGCCTCGCTGCGCCGCACTTTTGTGGCGCCCTTCGGCGAGGATGACATGGTGCCGCTTTCCGACCTCGTCGCGCTGGAGAAGATCGAGGACGATGCCGAGCGGCTCGCCGCTTTGGATGACTTCCTGATCGAGACGGGCGAGGCTCTTTCCGGCCTGCCGCACATCGCAGTCAACGATGATCAGGCGCATCGCCTCAAGATGGGCAATCCGATCATCCTGCGTGGCCGCGAGGCACCATTGCCCGCTCCCGAAGCCTATGCGACGGCGCGCGGCAAGCTCGTGGCGATCGGCGAGATCGCCGAAGGCGAATTCCGGCCGAAGCGCGTGTTCGCCACGTCTTGA
- the rpsO gene encoding 30S ribosomal protein S15, with translation MSITVERKAQLIKEFATAEGDTGSPEVQVALLTERINNLTEHFKGHKKDNHSRRGLLAMVSSRRSLLDYLKKKDEARYTKLIGALGIRR, from the coding sequence ATGTCGATTACTGTAGAGCGCAAGGCTCAGCTCATCAAGGAATTCGCGACCGCTGAAGGCGATACCGGTTCTCCGGAAGTCCAGGTTGCGCTCCTGACGGAGCGGATCAACAACCTGACCGAACACTTCAAGGGCCACAAGAAGGACAACCATTCCCGCCGTGGTCTTCTCGCGATGGTTTCCAGCCGTCGTTCGCTCCTCGACTATCTGAAGAAGAAAGACGAAGCGCGTTACACCAAGCTGATCGGTGCCCTGGGCATCCGTCGCTAA
- a CDS encoding RNA-binding protein, whose protein sequence is MIAETDANTLPSDKGPKDRSGSTRTCIVSRESGSPDELVRFVAAPDGRVVPDLKRQLPGRGCWIKAERVLVEKAAAKKLFARALKADVTADAALADDVDRLLAEQLAGMMNMARKAGQFITGATKTEQAVRGLAALAVFHAIDAAADGVRKIDQARKAMSFVADDEKEIAAFRPFTAAEMDGLLGSNAFIHAAALAGQAGEGVVKRAIMLEKYRGSVPVRAEGGAGKPQQ, encoded by the coding sequence ATGATAGCGGAAACCGATGCTAATACCCTGCCTTCGGACAAGGGTCCGAAGGACCGGAGCGGCAGCACCCGGACCTGCATCGTCAGTCGCGAGAGCGGTTCGCCGGACGAGTTGGTCCGCTTCGTTGCTGCTCCTGACGGACGCGTCGTGCCGGACCTGAAGCGACAGCTTCCCGGGCGCGGATGCTGGATCAAGGCGGAGCGGGTGCTTGTCGAGAAGGCGGCGGCGAAGAAGCTTTTTGCCCGTGCCCTCAAGGCCGACGTCACGGCCGACGCGGCACTGGCGGACGACGTCGACAGGCTGCTTGCCGAGCAGCTTGCCGGAATGATGAACATGGCGCGCAAGGCCGGCCAGTTCATTACCGGGGCGACGAAGACGGAACAGGCGGTGCGTGGCCTTGCGGCGCTCGCCGTCTTCCACGCCATCGATGCGGCCGCCGACGGTGTCCGCAAGATCGACCAGGCTCGCAAGGCGATGAGTTTCGTCGCCGATGATGAAAAGGAAATAGCCGCCTTCCGCCCCTTCACGGCGGCGGAAATGGATGGGCTTTTGGGAAGTAATGCTTTTATCCATGCCGCAGCGCTTGCAGGGCAGGCGGGTGAGGGTGTAGTGAAGCGCGCAATCATGCTCGAAAAGTACCGAGGATCCGTCCCGGTCCGGGCCGAAGGCGGCGCTGGCAAGCCACAGCAATGA
- the nusA gene encoding transcription termination factor NusA: MAVSANRLELLQIADAVAREKVIDREIVLAAMADAIQKAARSRYGSESNIRADINSKTGEIRLQRLLEVVDKADDYSTQIPLELARDRNPDAKIGDFIADPLPPMDFGRIAAQSAKQVIVQKVREAERDRQYEEFKDRVGEIVNGTVKRVEYGNVIVDLGRGEGIIRRDEMIPRENMRYGDRVRAFVYDVRREQRGPQIFLSRTHPQFMVKLFTMEVPEIYDGIIQIKSVARDPGSRAKIAVVSNDSSIDPVGACVGMRGSRVQAVVGELQGEKIDIIPWSQDPASFIVNALQPAEVAKVVLDEDAERIEVVVPDEQLSLAIGRRGQNVRLASQLTGWDIDILTEQEESERRQKEFNERTQLFMEALDVDEMVGQVLASEGFAQVEELAYVDLDEISSIDGFDEETATEIQTRAREYLDKIEAEMDAKRKELGVADELRTINGLTSQMLVALGEEGIKTVEDFAGCAADDLVGWTERKDGETKRFEGIFSKFEVTREEAEAMIVQARLAAGWITEEDLATETEEPIEVAEGAEQDA, encoded by the coding sequence ATGGCAGTCAGTGCTAACCGGCTCGAACTTCTGCAGATCGCAGATGCTGTGGCACGCGAAAAGGTGATCGACCGCGAGATCGTTCTGGCCGCTATGGCGGATGCGATCCAGAAGGCGGCTCGCTCGCGTTATGGCTCGGAATCGAACATTCGCGCGGACATCAATTCGAAGACCGGCGAAATCCGTCTGCAGCGCCTTCTGGAAGTGGTCGACAAGGCTGACGATTATTCGACGCAGATCCCGCTGGAGCTTGCGCGCGATCGCAATCCCGACGCCAAGATCGGCGATTTCATCGCGGATCCGCTGCCGCCGATGGATTTCGGCCGTATCGCAGCGCAGTCGGCCAAGCAGGTAATCGTGCAGAAGGTCCGCGAGGCCGAGCGTGACCGCCAGTACGAGGAGTTCAAGGATCGCGTCGGCGAGATCGTCAACGGCACCGTGAAGCGCGTCGAATACGGCAATGTCATCGTCGACCTCGGCCGTGGTGAAGGCATCATCCGCCGCGACGAGATGATCCCGCGTGAAAACATGCGCTACGGCGATCGCGTTCGCGCCTTTGTCTACGATGTCCGCCGTGAACAGCGCGGGCCGCAGATCTTCCTGTCGCGCACGCATCCGCAGTTCATGGTCAAGCTCTTCACCATGGAAGTGCCGGAAATCTACGACGGCATCATTCAGATCAAGTCGGTGGCCCGCGACCCGGGCTCGCGCGCCAAGATCGCCGTCGTCTCCAACGACTCGTCGATCGATCCGGTCGGCGCCTGCGTCGGTATGCGCGGCTCCCGCGTTCAGGCCGTCGTCGGCGAGCTTCAGGGCGAGAAGATCGACATCATTCCGTGGTCGCAGGATCCGGCCTCCTTCATCGTGAACGCCCTGCAGCCGGCGGAAGTCGCCAAGGTCGTTCTCGACGAGGATGCCGAGCGTATCGAAGTGGTGGTTCCGGATGAGCAGCTTTCGCTCGCCATCGGCCGCCGCGGCCAGAACGTCCGCCTCGCCTCGCAACTGACCGGCTGGGATATCGATATCCTCACCGAGCAGGAGGAAAGCGAGCGCCGTCAGAAGGAATTCAACGAGCGGACCCAGCTTTTCATGGAGGCGCTCGACGTCGACGAGATGGTCGGCCAGGTGCTCGCCTCCGAAGGCTTTGCCCAGGTCGAGGAACTCGCCTATGTCGATCTCGACGAAATCTCGTCGATCGACGGCTTTGACGAAGAGACCGCGACCGAGATCCAGACCCGCGCCCGCGAGTACCTCGACAAGATCGAGGCCGAGATGGACGCCAAGCGCAAGGAACTCGGCGTTGCCGATGAACTGCGCACGATCAACGGGCTGACCAGCCAGATGCTGGTTGCGCTCGGCGAAGAGGGTATCAAGACCGTCGAGGACTTCGCCGGTTGCGCCGCCGACGATCTCGTCGGCTGGACCGAGCGCAAGGACGGCGAGACCAAGCGCTTCGAGGGCATCTTCTCGAAGTTCGAGGTGACCCGTGAAGAGGCCGAGGCGATGATCGTCCAGGCGCGTCTGGCTGCCGGCTGGATCACCGAAGAAGATCTGGCAACCGAGACGGAAGAACCGATCGAGGTCGCCGAAGGCGCCGAGCAGGACGCCTGA
- the rimP gene encoding ribosome maturation factor RimP: MSDKTTAEDTNEPRLITETGLDQRIADIIEPVLVQMGFRLVRVRMSGQNGLTLQIMTERNDGTMTVEDCEEVSKAISPVLDVEDPIDKAYHLEVSSPGIDRPMVRKSDFFRWQGHLMKCETSVMVDGRKRFRGKIVSVDEDGFRLERDQPAYGEEAVVAIPFTALSDARLILTDDLIRDALTADKKAKAARAANENFEDEDSPIE, encoded by the coding sequence TTGTCCGATAAGACAACGGCTGAAGACACAAATGAACCGCGGCTGATCACCGAAACCGGTCTCGATCAGCGCATTGCCGACATCATCGAGCCAGTGCTCGTGCAGATGGGCTTCCGCCTCGTGCGCGTGCGCATGTCCGGCCAGAACGGCTTGACGCTGCAGATCATGACGGAGCGCAACGACGGCACCATGACCGTCGAGGATTGCGAAGAGGTTTCCAAGGCCATTTCGCCCGTCCTCGATGTGGAAGATCCGATCGACAAGGCGTATCATCTCGAAGTGTCGTCGCCGGGTATCGACCGCCCGATGGTGCGCAAGTCCGATTTCTTCCGCTGGCAGGGCCATCTGATGAAATGCGAGACTTCGGTGATGGTCGACGGCCGCAAGCGGTTTCGCGGCAAGATCGTGTCGGTGGACGAAGACGGCTTCCGGCTCGAGCGGGACCAGCCCGCCTACGGTGAGGAAGCGGTTGTCGCGATCCCGTTCACGGCGCTTTCGGATGCCAGGCTGATCCTGACCGACGACCTGATCCGCGATGCGTTGACGGCCGACAAGAAGGCGAAGGCCGCGCGCGCCGCCAACGAGAATTTCGAAGACGAAGATTCACCTATCGAATAA
- the infB gene encoding translation initiation factor IF-2, protein MTDNKDDKTLSVAGKKTLTLKPSGVQQGTVRQDMGRGRTKAVVVETKKRRHSRPEDERPVTPMNTSPAARAPEQRPMPPQPSGRPAPQPQPHQPRQEQNRPRGGVVLNDLSAGEMEARRRALAEAQIREAEEAKRRVEEEARRRREEEERAAREREEAARRAAEEAARPVVVGEKVEEERPAAAAPAVTAERRPDTRPQPPRPAPAPAAPQAPGAAALRGRRAGEDEEDDRGARGAGPARGKVTRPEPAKPVTRPKGDDGRRQGKLTLTAAVDEDGGQRGRSLSAMRRRQEKFKRSQMQETREKISREVVLPETITIQELSQRMSERAVDVIKFLMKEGQMMKPGDLIDADLAELIAGEFGHTVKRVSESDVEEGIFNIADTEETMEPRPPIVTIMGHVDHGKTSLLDAIRHANVVAGEAGGITQHIGAYQVEQNGQKITFIDTPGHAAFTAMRARGAQATDIAVLVVAADDSVMPQTIESINHAKAANVPIIVAINKIDKPTANPQKVRTELLQHEVFVESMGGEVLDVEVSAKNHTNLDKLLEAILLQAEILDLKANSNRTAEGTVVEAELDRGRGAVATILVQKGTLTPGQIIVAGDQWGRVRALVNDKGEHVKSAGPSTPVEVLGLSGTPAAGDKFAVVENEGRAREISEYRQRLAREKMVARQSGSRGSLEQMMSQLHASGMKEFPLVIKGDVQGSIEAIAGALEKLGTDEVRARVVHSGAGGITESDISLAEASNAAIIGFNVRANKQARDAAERAGIEIRYYNIIYDLVDDVKAAMSGLLSPERRETFLGNAEILEVFNITKVGKVAGCRVTEGKVERGVGVRLVRDNVVIHEGKLKTLKRFKDEVSEVQAGQECGMAFENYEDIRAGDTIECFRVEHITRTL, encoded by the coding sequence ATGACCGACAACAAAGACGACAAGACACTCAGCGTAGCGGGCAAGAAGACGCTGACCCTGAAACCCTCCGGGGTTCAGCAGGGGACAGTGCGTCAGGACATGGGCCGCGGCCGCACCAAGGCGGTTGTGGTTGAAACCAAGAAGCGGCGCCATTCCCGTCCTGAAGACGAGCGGCCAGTCACGCCCATGAACACGTCGCCGGCAGCGCGTGCGCCGGAGCAGCGCCCCATGCCACCGCAGCCGTCCGGCCGCCCCGCGCCGCAGCCGCAACCGCATCAGCCGCGCCAGGAGCAGAACCGTCCGCGCGGCGGCGTGGTTCTCAACGATCTGTCCGCTGGTGAGATGGAAGCCCGCCGTCGCGCCCTGGCGGAAGCTCAGATCCGCGAGGCCGAGGAAGCCAAGCGCCGCGTCGAAGAGGAAGCTCGCCGTCGGCGCGAAGAAGAAGAGCGTGCCGCACGCGAACGGGAAGAGGCCGCGCGCCGTGCCGCCGAAGAGGCAGCACGTCCGGTGGTCGTCGGCGAAAAGGTCGAGGAAGAGCGGCCGGCCGCGGCTGCGCCCGCCGTCACCGCGGAACGCCGCCCCGACACACGCCCGCAACCGCCGCGCCCGGCTCCCGCTCCGGCCGCCCCGCAGGCGCCGGGCGCCGCCGCCTTGCGCGGCCGCCGCGCCGGTGAGGACGAAGAGGACGATCGCGGTGCGCGCGGCGCCGGCCCCGCCCGCGGCAAGGTCACGCGCCCGGAACCGGCGAAGCCTGTCACCCGTCCGAAGGGCGATGACGGCCGTCGCCAGGGCAAGCTCACCCTGACTGCCGCCGTCGACGAGGACGGCGGTCAGCGCGGACGCTCGCTCTCGGCCATGCGTCGCCGGCAGGAAAAGTTCAAGCGCAGCCAGATGCAGGAGACCCGCGAGAAGATTTCGCGCGAAGTCGTTCTGCCGGAGACCATCACGATCCAGGAACTGTCGCAGCGCATGTCCGAACGCGCGGTCGACGTCATCAAGTTCCTGATGAAGGAAGGTCAGATGATGAAGCCGGGCGACCTGATCGATGCCGATCTCGCCGAACTCATCGCTGGCGAATTCGGCCACACGGTCAAGCGCGTCTCGGAGTCGGATGTCGAAGAGGGCATCTTCAACATCGCCGACACCGAAGAGACCATGGAGCCGCGTCCGCCGATCGTCACGATCATGGGTCACGTCGACCACGGCAAGACGTCGCTGCTCGATGCGATCCGCCACGCCAACGTGGTTGCCGGCGAAGCCGGTGGCATCACCCAGCACATCGGTGCCTATCAGGTCGAGCAGAACGGCCAGAAGATCACCTTCATCGACACCCCCGGCCACGCCGCCTTCACGGCGATGCGTGCCCGTGGTGCCCAGGCGACGGATATCGCCGTCCTCGTCGTGGCCGCCGATGACAGCGTGATGCCGCAGACGATCGAGTCGATCAACCACGCCAAGGCGGCCAACGTGCCGATCATCGTGGCGATCAACAAGATCGACAAGCCGACGGCGAACCCGCAGAAGGTCCGCACCGAGCTGCTGCAGCACGAAGTCTTCGTCGAATCGATGGGCGGTGAAGTTCTCGACGTCGAAGTCTCGGCGAAGAACCATACCAACCTCGACAAGCTGCTCGAGGCGATCCTGCTGCAGGCCGAAATCCTCGACCTGAAGGCCAATTCGAACCGGACGGCCGAAGGTACGGTGGTGGAAGCCGAGCTCGATCGCGGCCGCGGTGCGGTTGCGACCATTCTCGTCCAGAAGGGTACGCTCACGCCCGGCCAGATCATCGTCGCCGGCGACCAGTGGGGTCGCGTGCGCGCACTCGTCAACGACAAGGGCGAGCATGTGAAGTCCGCAGGCCCGTCGACCCCTGTCGAAGTCCTCGGCCTGTCCGGCACGCCGGCGGCCGGCGACAAGTTCGCGGTCGTCGAGAACGAAGGCCGTGCGCGCGAGATTTCCGAATATCGCCAGCGGCTTGCTCGTGAAAAGATGGTTGCGCGCCAGTCCGGCTCGCGCGGTTCGCTCGAGCAGATGATGAGCCAGCTCCATGCTTCCGGCATGAAGGAGTTCCCGCTGGTCATCAAGGGCGACGTGCAGGGCTCGATCGAAGCGATTGCCGGCGCTCTCGAAAAGCTCGGAACCGACGAGGTTCGGGCGCGCGTCGTGCATTCGGGTGCGGGTGGTATCACCGAGTCGGATATCTCGCTCGCCGAAGCCTCGAACGCCGCGATCATCGGCTTCAACGTCCGTGCCAACAAGCAGGCGCGCGATGCGGCCGAGCGTGCCGGTATCGAAATCCGCTACTACAACATCATCTACGACCTGGTGGATGACGTGAAAGCGGCGATGTCCGGTCTGCTGTCGCCCGAACGGCGCGAGACCTTCCTCGGCAATGCCGAGATCCTGGAGGTGTTCAACATCACCAAGGTCGGCAAGGTCGCGGGTTGCCGCGTCACCGAGGGCAAGGTGGAGCGTGGCGTCGGTGTCCGTCTCGTGCGCGACAACGTCGTCATCCACGAGGGCAAGCTCAAGACGCTCAAGCGCTTCAAGGACGAAGTTTCGGAAGTCCAGGCCGGCCAGGAATGCGGTATGGCCTTCGAGAACTACGAGGACATCCGCGCCGGCGACACGATCGAGTGCTTCCGCGTCGAACACATCACGCGCACACTCTGA